A window of Silene latifolia isolate original U9 population unplaced genomic scaffold, ASM4854445v1 scaffold_57, whole genome shotgun sequence genomic DNA:
AAAGCTAGCCGTGATGAAACAAGCCACACGGCCCATGTTCAGTCCTCACACAGCCAACCTTTCGCTCCCAACATCAGCCAAGAACAGCCACAGACACCCGCCAAAGCCCACACGTACACACCCGTCCCAAAACAGTCTCACGAACTCCCCCTATCACGGTTTCTATATGAAGTCGACAACCCATACCAGCTCAGTTTTCAGACGGAATGCAAAGTAGGATTGAGACGGAAGTAAAGCGCAGCTAAACAAGAATAACACTCACCAACCTTAACTTAACCCAGCTCGAAATTCATGTAAAACAGTCCGATTCAAACGTTATTTTAAGACGGAACCTCGACACAATATCTTCATGAACTCAACCAGAGAACCCGAGCATAAAAGAGAAGTGGCGAGACCGAAAATGAGCATACAAAGAACGGAACTTTATCAAACAAAGACACATAACACGacacttaagacggaattttgacatttttgtcgagtaacctatcaccgttacctatCTTTGATCTCATAAACGTCCAAGGAACCGCCTTAGGGTGATTCTAAACCTAAAATGGAAGAGATTAGTTCAGAAACTGCATCCTTTGAAAGACGACCGAAATGGGACAGGCGAAAGCTTGGCTCTTTTTTATATAGAAAGAAGGAGAATGAAcaggggaagctaatggtacaaaaataatggaatttggttGAGACACGAAGATGAAATCTGGGTTTGAATGTCTAAAAATGGTGTTTGTACGGTTCTATTGTTTGATGTTGTTGTTGCAGgtgaagttgttgttgtttgcTGGTAAACCGCAAAACAAAGGAAAAGGAAGAAAGGGAATGGAGGGGAGGTGGGGACGGGAGGTGTGTGAGTGAgggagtataataataataataataataataataataataataataataataataataataataataataataataataataataataataataataataataataataataataataataataataataataataataataataataataataataataataataataataataatactaatactaacaataataataataataatatttaatagagatattttaaaagtagagtgtaggatgttaggtgggtgtgatgtgttgtcagtataggataggtcgagaaaggttAGTCTCACatgtggaaatgtgacggtctatggctagacggaatttaagacgcgaattattattattacagtcactattattatccgaccaaaaatatgtatacatttattattatataaaccatgccttaaagatataatttaatcatacgcatttttatataaacgagcttttatataatacgtctataaaaatcgtgtttgacataaaattaattaaatcgaataattcaaaaatatgaaataaagtaatcgaacagTTTAAGAAATTTAAAATGTCataatggaaaattcgcgggtgttacacaaacaaaatgatatttctcaacataactttataaataaatatgcgCATAAATCCAAATGAGAAAATATTCAACATAATAAAAGTTTCTTACAAAAACCTAATGAATGTACTACATGATGGAACCAAGTCCCATTCTCACTACATGATCCTTGGAAGTCTTAATTGGCATGCCTTTAGTCAAGGGATCTGCTATCATCAACTCTGTGCTAATGTGTTCAATgatcactttcttttcctgaacacGCTCTCTTATGGCTAGATACTTTATATCGATGTGTTCACTTCGACTTcgacttctattattcttagccaTAAACACAACAGCTGAATTATCACAATACATTCTCAGTGACCTACAAATAGAGTCAATAACTCTAAGCCCATATATGAAACTTTAAACCAAACACCATGTGAGGTAGCCTCAAAACAAGATACGAACTCAGCCTCCATAGTAGAAGTAGCCGTCAAGGTTTGCTTCACACTCCTCCATGACATAGCTCCATCAGCTATCATAAACACATATCCTGATATGGATTTACGTGAATCTATGCAGCCTGCGTAGCAGAGTCGGAGCAACCTACCACTTCAAGATTCTCAGTCCATTTATACATAAGCATGTAATCCTTAATACCTTGAAGATATCTCAACACTTTCTTTGCAGCCTTCCAGTTATCAAGACCCGGGTTACTCTGATATCTTCTTAACACTCCAACCGCATCTGCAATGTCGGGTCTGGTATAGACCTGAGCATACATAATGCTACCAACAGCTGAAGCATATGGAATGTTCTTCATTTGTTCCTTTTCAATGTCATTCCTGTGTCTAATGCTGAGATCAGGTATATGTTACAAGCTGTGCAGGACTGTCATTTAGCTGATCTTAGTGTTCAAGGTGCTTTCTATACGTGGTCTAATAAGCATGACAATAGCACTAAAGTTTATAGCAGACTGGATAGGGTCTTTGTTAATGATGATTGGGATGATACTTTCTCTGAGAGCTATGTTTATTTTCTCCCTGAGGAAATGTTTGACCATTGTCCATATCTTATTCATTTGGAAATGGTGAATCAGAGAGAGGGGGCTTCATTTAAATATTTCAACATGTGGTCTCTGGCACCTGATTATAGTAGCATATTAAGAAATGGATGGAATAAGGAGGTTCAGGGGAACCCCAAGtaaggagtctattgatcgaatacgaaaaggggggggggggggggggggggggaggggaattgggtattaaaaacgatgcccacttttttgaaatatatgatgtaaaattaattatttaatttaattgattaaaacCAATAGTAAACGCAAAATCGAAAGAGAGAAAgtgagacacacaggatttttgaagtggttcagtttcacaagtcgaaacctacgtccactattctcgaataataatttttagtacctttctacggattacaaaaattatcaatccactcgtatagtcaacactatgattataactcagattgagtatcgctaaatacactacattgctcttacgttaataagaaaagcacaacgataaatactactctcacgttatgcgagtgagtataatatctttgtgtacttagtatcctataacgatttcctttgagtgattgacaaatatgatgcacaacttttgtataagcaatttgtaaaataagaattaaagctcaaataatTTTGCTTaaataattttctcttgaaagttGTAGACGTGTGTCACCAATAATTCTTGAATgaagagaggtatttatagtttTATAGATTAGGGTTTAGAATATTCTGGAAGATGTGAAACCCTAAATAACTTGACGAACAAGTAGGAGGCTAGGTTTGGTGGTTCGGCCTCTATGATTTCGGCCGGCCCATCATTGGGCTCTCATGAATCCAATTTGGCCTCCACTTGttcacaacaaatcgagatagaatttagttgaaaccctaggttTTTGATGACATAAATATCGTGCTACAAACCGATAGTACAtccaacttaaattctaattaaataattccaattatataaatattctcttattcttataaaacattaaaaatatattttccaaaaattaaaggcatcatttttgtctagtagTAAAGTTATGGCTATGCGGTCATAACtttactaacctttaaatcaaacaaagtaaaaccattaccggatgacgacctatactatctaatcttcagaagatcttcagtaaacgaatcgtctcttcacaagtctctcatcttgagtcttgtGGTTGATATTTGATCTTGATCTTGAATATTACGATCAAATGTCTTTGAAGTtttacctccttggtccaaacttcaagcttgcttcTTTTTGAAGTTATACCTCCTTGGGCCAAACTTCAAGCTCGCGTCATTGTAATTTTTCCTTTCTATACTAAGACTTGAGCACACAATTACTCGCATaagtttataatattaagtccacatacaaatcattattgtcattatcaaaacaactaattaggactaaaggtccaacaaattccccgtttttgatgatgataagtctcctatgatttgtgtctaagtctagttctccctcaacataatacttcccaaattatagaagagttgagcgcagaaactaataatcttttcaaagttataactatagaacgccttgagagaattaacttgagacagtcgcaaatcataaaaacaattcctcctcttggcatcattgaaaagatgagaacaaacataaaacaactagaataatatattatgagacaagaatcaattatgaaaaacatattatattaaacgaaatctagttcttaattagcataattatattataaacctgcaatcacacaaggaataaaatgcggaattgaaaaggctaatatccataagaataaacttttattgtgagcaaaggaattaaaaagataaggctAGGTTGGAAATTTGGATGGGTAGGGCGAGGTGGTCACGGGTTGTATGGGCTCGGTGGACGTGACCTCGGACGGGTCCGATACTCCAAATCCTCGAGTCGTGCGTGACAATGGTCTAGGAGCGCAGCTTTAGCAGCTAATCGAGCGTCGAAATTAACAATCCTCAAAGTCAtagctttaactgcttcataAATCGTATGCATCTCATACCTCATTTCCTTTCCCAATTGCAAAAGCTCATTCCCATACTTAACCAAACTATCCATTCCTTCCCTCATACGAGTAGATTCGGAGTGTGTGCGCACGGCCGCCTTTTGAGCATTTTCGACTTGCATGTCTAACCGCGACAACATGGTGTATAATCGCGCCGGGCTAACAGTACTCGGTCCACTAGAATCAACTCTCCTTTCCTTTGTAACAAGATCAAACAACTCACATAATTTCTTATCTTGCTCATTGAGTCTTCCAAGAATACTAGTAAAATTTGATTccatcttagaatccaacatCTCCAAATTCACATTGCTTTTTCCTCCCTTTTCTCCTTTTGTTTCAAAACACCATTCTGGGCCATTAATAACAAGCTtcatataagataaataaagatcaTTCATCTCATCACTTGTAATAAATCCATAGCTATGTTTCCCAATAACTCCTTTCTTCTCTAAAATACGTGATATCCAATTTCCATAAGGCAAACTCAAAGTAGAAGCTAAATCATCCATCTTGgccgttacactagcttgtataatttttTGAAACACAAGCATaggtagactaaccttttctctt
This region includes:
- the LOC141639738 gene encoding secreted RxLR effector protein 161-like gives rise to the protein MKNIPYASAVGSIMYAQVYTRPDIADAVGVLRRYQSNPGLDNWKAAKKVLRYLQGYVFMIADGAMSWRSVKQTLTATSTMEAESLRMYCDNSAVVFMAKNNRSRSRSEHIDIKYLAIRERVQEKKVIIEHISTELMIADPLTKGMPIKTSKDHVVRMGLGSIM
- the LOC141639739 gene encoding uncharacterized protein LOC141639739, producing MLQAVQDCHLADLSVQGAFYTWSNKHDNSTKVYSRLDRVFVNDDWDDTFSESYVYFLPEEMFDHCPYLIHLEMVNQREGASFKYFNMWSLAPDYSSILRNGWNKEVQGNPK